In Actinomadura citrea, a single window of DNA contains:
- the dapB gene encoding 4-hydroxy-tetrahydrodipicolinate reductase: MIKVGVLGAQGRMGAEVCRAVQGADDMELVAAVDQGDALDALTAAEVVVDFTHPGVVMDNLRWCVERGLHAVVGTTGFDPSRLDTVRSWLTDESSGNVVIAPNFGIGAVLMMHFAQKAAPYFESVEIVETHHPNKADAPSGTAYRTAELVAAARAEAGVAPSPDATTSGVEGARGADVDGVRVHAVRMSGAVAHQEVVLGGHGELFTIRHDSMNRESFMPGVLLAVRKVPELDRLTVGIEALLGL, encoded by the coding sequence GTGATCAAGGTCGGGGTGCTGGGCGCGCAGGGCCGGATGGGCGCCGAGGTGTGCCGCGCCGTGCAGGGAGCCGACGACATGGAGCTCGTCGCCGCCGTCGACCAGGGCGACGCGCTCGACGCGCTGACCGCCGCCGAGGTCGTCGTCGACTTCACCCACCCCGGCGTCGTCATGGACAACCTCCGGTGGTGCGTCGAGCGCGGCCTGCACGCCGTCGTCGGCACCACCGGCTTCGACCCGTCCCGGCTCGACACGGTCCGCTCCTGGCTGACCGACGAGTCGTCCGGGAACGTGGTCATCGCCCCGAACTTCGGGATCGGCGCGGTGCTGATGATGCACTTCGCGCAGAAGGCGGCCCCGTACTTCGAGTCCGTCGAGATCGTCGAGACGCACCACCCGAACAAGGCGGACGCCCCGTCCGGCACCGCCTACCGCACCGCCGAGCTGGTCGCCGCCGCCCGCGCCGAGGCGGGCGTGGCCCCGTCCCCTGACGCCACGACCTCCGGGGTCGAGGGCGCCCGCGGCGCCGACGTGGACGGCGTCCGCGTGCACGCCGTCCGCATGTCCGGCGCCGTCGCCCACCAGGAGGTGGTCCTCGGCGGCCACGGCGAGCTGTTCACCATCCGGCACGACTCGATGAACCGCGAGTCGTTCATGCCCGGCGTCCTGCTGGCCGTCCGCAAGGTCCCCGAGCTCGACCGCCTCACGGTCGGCATCGAGGCCCTCCTCGGCCTGTGA
- a CDS encoding transglutaminase-like domain-containing protein yields the protein MDFDAEPWDYLAASEAIDIEHPLVQSIASELRTGDDIAYARAAFDHVRDLIPHSMDTGDTRVPWRASDVLEQRTGLCFAQSHAYVALLRAGGVQAGLCYQQRPGFVHGLAAALIDDRWVRLDPRDPAVRFSASADALAYPDDPILPTVHAAPHPTVLDALKGMTTLTASALPATLGQPE from the coding sequence ATGGACTTCGACGCCGAGCCCTGGGACTACCTCGCCGCGTCCGAGGCGATCGACATCGAGCACCCGCTCGTCCAGTCGATCGCCTCGGAGCTGCGCACCGGCGACGACATCGCCTACGCCCGGGCGGCGTTCGACCATGTCCGCGACCTGATCCCGCACTCCATGGACACCGGCGACACCCGCGTCCCCTGGCGGGCCTCCGACGTCCTCGAACAGCGCACCGGCCTGTGCTTCGCCCAGTCCCACGCCTACGTCGCCCTCCTGCGCGCGGGCGGCGTCCAGGCGGGCCTGTGCTACCAGCAGCGCCCCGGTTTCGTCCACGGCCTCGCCGCCGCCCTCATCGACGACCGGTGGGTCCGACTCGACCCCCGGGACCCGGCCGTGCGCTTCTCGGCCTCCGCCGATGCCCTGGCCTACCCGGACGACCCGATCCTCCCGACCGTCCACGCGGCCCCGCACCCCACGGTCCTGGACGCCCTGAAGGGCATGACGACGCTCACCGCGTCGGCCCTCCCCGCCACGCTGGGTCAGCCGGAGTAG
- a CDS encoding M16 family metallopeptidase, which produces MTLPARAQEPGTTTTIHTDGAGAVRRTVLPGGLRVITETMPTVRSAAFGIWAAVGSRDEVPADAGASHYLEHVLFKGTRRRSALEISAAVDAVGGDLNAFTAKEYTCYYARVLDSDLPLAVDVVSDMVAASVNRPEDVEAERGVILEEIHMRDDDPGDLIHDEFATALYGDTPLGRPILGTEESINALSRDRIHDYYRQHYVPSNLVVSVAGNIDHDEVVRLVSEAFAEHLHGDAAPAAPRLDGAPVPLDPRSVVIDKDTEQAHIILGGAGTSRTDDRRFALGVLNAALGGGMSSRLFQEIREKRGLAYSVYSYTAQYADSGVFGVYAGCQPAKAEEVLSICRDELAKAADGLDDEELERGKGQLRGAMVLGLEDTGSRMSRIGKSELVYESLLRVDEVLARIEAVTPDDVRAIARDVLAGPQALTVIGPVGDREFGA; this is translated from the coding sequence GTGACCCTGCCGGCGAGGGCGCAGGAGCCCGGCACCACCACCACGATCCACACCGACGGCGCCGGCGCGGTCCGCCGCACCGTCCTGCCCGGCGGGCTGAGGGTCATCACCGAGACGATGCCGACCGTGCGCTCCGCGGCGTTCGGCATCTGGGCGGCGGTCGGCTCCCGCGACGAGGTCCCCGCCGACGCCGGCGCCAGCCACTACCTGGAGCACGTGCTGTTCAAGGGCACCCGGCGGCGGTCGGCCCTGGAGATCTCCGCGGCGGTCGACGCGGTCGGCGGCGACCTCAACGCGTTCACCGCCAAGGAGTACACCTGCTACTACGCGCGGGTCCTGGACTCCGACCTGCCCCTCGCGGTGGACGTGGTCTCGGACATGGTGGCGGCGTCGGTGAACCGGCCCGAGGACGTCGAGGCCGAGCGCGGCGTGATCCTCGAAGAGATCCACATGCGCGACGACGACCCGGGCGACCTGATCCACGACGAGTTCGCCACGGCGCTGTACGGTGACACCCCGCTCGGGCGCCCCATCCTCGGCACCGAGGAGTCGATCAACGCGCTGTCCCGGGACCGGATCCACGACTACTACCGGCAGCACTACGTCCCGTCCAACCTGGTGGTGTCGGTGGCGGGCAACATCGACCACGACGAGGTCGTCCGGCTGGTGTCGGAGGCGTTCGCCGAGCACCTGCACGGCGACGCCGCGCCCGCCGCGCCCCGGCTGGACGGCGCGCCCGTCCCCCTGGACCCGCGCAGCGTGGTGATCGACAAGGACACCGAGCAGGCGCACATCATCCTCGGCGGCGCGGGCACGTCCCGCACCGACGATCGCCGGTTCGCGCTCGGCGTGCTGAACGCCGCCCTCGGCGGCGGCATGTCGTCCCGCCTCTTCCAGGAGATCCGCGAGAAGCGCGGCCTGGCGTACTCCGTCTACAGCTACACGGCCCAGTACGCCGACTCCGGCGTCTTCGGCGTCTACGCGGGCTGCCAGCCCGCCAAGGCCGAGGAGGTCCTGTCGATCTGCCGGGACGAGCTGGCCAAGGCCGCCGACGGCCTCGACGACGAGGAACTGGAACGCGGCAAGGGCCAGCTGCGCGGCGCCATGGTCCTCGGCCTGGAGGACACCGGCTCCCGGATGAGCCGCATCGGCAAGAGCGAGCTGGTCTACGAGTCGCTGCTGCGCGTGGACGAGGTCCTGGCGCGCATCGAGGCCGTCACGCCCGACGACGTCCGCGCCATCGCCCGCGACGTGCTGGCGGGCCCGCAGGCCCTCACCGTGATCGGCCCGGTGGGGGACCGCGAGTTCGGAGCCTGA
- the sigJ gene encoding RNA polymerase sigma factor SigJ yields MDEREFLAERFEGHRTHLKAVAYRMLGSLAEADDAVQEAWLKLSRSNAGDIDNLGGWLTTVVGRVCLDMLRSRTSRREDPLEERLPDPVVSAAPDPEYTALVADSVGLALLVVLQSLTPAERLAFVLHDTFGVPFEEIAPIVGRSPAAARQLASRARRRVRGTAPDPERDPARQRAVVDAFNAAANGGDFEALVAVLDPDVVLRADVGAIPGGWTQVVGAENVAGQAIRFRRTAQGQIMHALVNGTAGIVWFEDGRPQSVLSFTVAEGRVTAIDILADPDRLAALDLVYSG; encoded by the coding sequence ATGGACGAGCGCGAGTTCCTGGCCGAGCGGTTCGAGGGGCACCGCACGCATCTGAAGGCGGTCGCCTACCGGATGCTGGGCTCGCTCGCGGAGGCGGACGACGCCGTCCAGGAGGCCTGGCTCAAGCTCAGCCGCTCCAACGCGGGCGACATCGACAACCTGGGCGGCTGGCTGACGACCGTCGTGGGACGGGTGTGCCTGGACATGCTGCGCTCGCGCACGTCCCGCCGCGAGGACCCGCTGGAGGAGCGCCTGCCCGACCCGGTCGTCAGCGCCGCCCCCGACCCCGAGTACACGGCTCTGGTGGCCGACTCGGTCGGGCTCGCGCTTTTGGTCGTCCTGCAGTCCCTCACCCCCGCCGAGCGGCTGGCCTTCGTCCTGCACGACACGTTCGGGGTGCCGTTCGAGGAGATCGCACCCATCGTGGGACGGTCGCCTGCCGCCGCCCGCCAGCTGGCCAGCCGTGCCCGCCGGCGGGTGCGCGGGACGGCCCCGGATCCCGAGCGCGACCCGGCCCGCCAGCGCGCGGTCGTCGACGCCTTCAACGCCGCGGCCAACGGCGGCGACTTCGAGGCGCTCGTCGCCGTCCTCGACCCGGACGTGGTGCTGCGCGCCGACGTCGGCGCCATCCCCGGCGGCTGGACGCAGGTCGTCGGCGCCGAGAACGTCGCCGGGCAGGCCATCAGGTTCCGCAGGACGGCGCAGGGCCAGATCATGCACGCCCTGGTCAACGGGACCGCCGGGATCGTCTGGTTCGAGGACGGGCGCCCGCAGTCCGTCCTGTCCTTCACGGTCGCGGAAGGAAGGGTCACCGCGATCGACATCCTCGCCGACCCCGACCGCCTGGCCGCCCTCGACCTCGTCTACTCCGGCTGA
- a CDS encoding FMN-dependent NADH-azoreductase: MSRLLHISASPRGAASESLAMAEAFLDAYRETHGDAVDHLDLWEAGLPAFGSAGAGAKMNVLAGNEPSGEEAAMWRAARDVFEHYDSYDRYLFSVPMWNSGVPYILKQFIDVVSQPGWVFRFDPEKGYSGLLEGKKAAVVYTSAVYGEGRGPAFGRDHQAPFLEGWLRWTGVTDIGTAEFRPNLATADAETGRRSAHAEARELGKRF, translated from the coding sequence ATGTCCCGTCTGCTGCACATCTCCGCATCCCCGCGGGGCGCCGCGTCCGAGTCGCTGGCGATGGCCGAAGCGTTCCTGGACGCCTATCGCGAGACCCACGGCGACGCCGTCGACCACCTCGACCTCTGGGAGGCCGGCCTTCCCGCGTTCGGCTCGGCCGGGGCCGGCGCCAAGATGAACGTGCTCGCGGGGAACGAGCCGTCCGGCGAGGAGGCCGCCATGTGGAGGGCCGCCCGGGACGTTTTCGAGCACTACGACTCCTACGACCGCTACCTGTTCAGCGTCCCGATGTGGAACTCCGGCGTCCCCTACATCCTCAAGCAGTTCATCGACGTCGTCTCGCAGCCCGGCTGGGTGTTCCGCTTCGACCCCGAGAAGGGCTACAGCGGTCTCCTGGAGGGCAAGAAGGCGGCCGTGGTCTACACCAGCGCCGTCTACGGGGAGGGCCGCGGGCCCGCGTTCGGCCGCGACCACCAGGCCCCGTTCCTCGAAGGCTGGCTGCGCTGGACGGGGGTCACCGACATCGGCACCGCCGAGTTCCGCCCGAACCTCGCCACCGCCGACGCCGAGACCGGGCGCCGCTCCGCGCACGCCGAGGCGCGCGAGCTGGGCAAGCGCTTCTGA